TCGAAAAGGTCATCGGTTTCGACATGGGCGGCACGTCGACCGACGTATCGCATTATGCCGGCACGCTGGAACGCTCGCTGGAGACGGTGGTCGCCGGCGTCCGGCTGCGCGTGCCGATGATGGCGATCGACACGATCGCGGCGGGCGGCGGCTCGATCTGCCGCTTCGACGGCACCCGGCTGCGCGTCGGGCCGGAGTCCGCGGGCGCCGATCCCGGCCCCGCCTGCTACCGCCGCGGCGGGCCGCTGACGATCACCGATTGCAACGTGATGCTCGGCAAGCTTCAGCCCGACTGCTTCCCGCGGCTGTTCGGGCCGAACGGCGATCTGCCGATCGACCCCGAAGTGGTGCGCGACCGCTTCGTCGAGGTGGCAGAGGCGATCGTCGCCGCCGGCCATCCGCGCCGCTCGCCGGAGGAACTCGCGGAAGGCTTCCTCGCGATCGCGGTCGACAACATGGCGAATGCGATCAAGAAGATCTCGGTCGCGCAGGGGCATGACGTGACCGGCTATGTGCTGTCCTGCTTCGGCGGCGCGGCGGGCCAGCATGCCTGCCTGGTCGCCGATGCGCTGGGCATGCGCCATGTGCTCGTCCACCCGCTGGCGGGCGTGCTTTCCGCCTATGGCATCGGCCTTGCCGATCAGCGCATCGTCCGCCAGCGCGCGATGGAAGCCGAACTCGACGCAGGCGGCCTGGCAGAGGCGGCACGGCTGCTCGATGCGCTGCAGGACGAATGCGGCGCCGACGTCGAGAGCGACGGCTTCGACGTCGGTGCGGCGCAGTACCGACGCAGCCTGATGCTGCGCTACAGCGGCACCGATACCGCGATCGAGGTGGCGGAGGCCGATGCCGCGAACGCGCGTGCCGATTTCGAGCGGCAGTACCGGCAGCGCTTCAGCTTCACCACGCCGGGCGTGGCGCTGATCGTGGAATCGGTCTCGGTCGAACTGATCGTGCCTTCGCAGCGCGCGCAGGCGCGCTTCGGCACCGACCATCTGCCCGAGGCGACGGCGCGGACGGTGGAGACCTTCATGGCCGGCAGGCCGCGCGCGACGCGGATCATGCCGCGCAACGCGCTGCCGGTGGACAGGCCCACCGCCGGCCCGGCGATCCTCTACGACGACACCGCGACGATCGTCGTCGAGCCCGGCTGGTCGATCGAGCGGCGCGACAATGGCGATATCGTGATGACGCGCGTCGAGGCGCTGCGCCCGCAGGCCGAGGCGGGGCTCGCCGCGCTCGATCCCGTCCGGCTGGAGATCTTCAACAATCTGTTCATGGCGATCGCCGAGCAGATGGGGCAGGCGCTGCAAAACACCGCGCTGTCGGTCAACATCAAGGAACGGCTCGATTTCTCCTGCGCGCTGTTCGATGGCGCGGGTGCCCTCATCGCCAATGCCCCGCACATGCCGGTGCATCTCGGATCGATGGGAGACAGCGTCCAGGCGGTGCGCGACAAGGCGCTCGCGACGGTCGGCCTGCGAGACGGCGACGTGTTCCTCGTCAACAATCCCTACAAGGGCGGCACCCACCTGCCCGACCTCACCGTCGTGATGCCGGTGTTCGACGATGCCGGCACCTGTTCCTTCTTCGTGGCGGCGCGCGGCCACCATGCGGATGTCGGCGGCACCACGCCGGGATCGATGCCGCCCGACAGCCGCTCGCTCGACGAGGAAGGCGTGCTGTTCGATTCCTTCCTGCTGGTGGAACAGGGCCATTTCCGCGAGGCGGCGTTCCGCGCCGCACTGGCATCGGGCCCCTATCCGGCGCGCGATCCGGATCGCAATGTGGGGGATATCCGCGCGCAGATCGCCGCCTGCGCGCGCGGCGCCGCAGAGATCGGCAAGATGGTCGCCGCCTTCGGGCGCGATGTCGTGCTCGCCTATATGGGCCATGTGCAGGACAATGCGGCCGAGGCGGTGCGCCGCATCCTCGCGCGCCTGCCGGACGGTGCCTTCACCTATGCGCTGGACGACGGCTCGCATGTCCATGTCGACGTCGCGATCGACCGCGAGGCGCGGCGTGCGCGGATCGACTTTACCGGCAGCAGCGGCCAGCAGCCGACCAATTTCAATGCGCCGCCCTCGATCTGCCGCGCCGCGACGCTCTATGTCATGCGCACGCTGATCGACGAGGATATCCCGATGAACGATGGCTGCCTGCGGCCGGTCGACCTCGTCATCCCCGAGGCGTCTATGCTCCATCCCGCCTATCCGTCCGCAGTGGTCGCAGGCAATGTCGAGACCAGCCAGGTCATCACCGATGCGCTCTACGGCGCGACCGGCACGATGGCGGCGGCGCAGGGGACGATGAACAATTTCACGTTCGGCGACGCGCGCCACCAATATTATGAGACGATCTGCGGCGGTGCGGGGGCGGGCCCCGATTTCGAGGGCACCTCGGCGGTACACACGCACATGACCAACAGCCGCATCACCGACCCCGAAGTGCTCGAATGGCGCTTCCCGGTGCTGATCGAGGCGTTCGAGATGCGCAGCGGATCGGGTGGGGCAGGGCGCCACCGCGGCGGCGACGGCGTCCACCGCCGCATCCGCTTCCTCGCACCGATGACCGCGACGATCCTTTCCAACCGCCGCCGCGTGCCGCCCTTCGGACTCGCGGGGGGTGCGCCGGGGGCGCTCGGCCGCAACAGCGTGCGGCGGACCGACGGTTCGGTGGAGGTGCTGGGGTCGACCCAGAGCGTTGAAATGGCGGCCGGCGACGTGTTCGTGATCGACACGCCCGGCGGCGGCGGGTTCGGGGCGCCGCAATAGGCGACGGCCCAGAAACGCGCGTTTGGAGCGTCAAGCGATATGTATGAACCGTTCGCCCTGAGTAGGGACTGAGCGAAGTCGAAGGCCCGTATCGAAGGGGCTGCTCCGCGCTAGGCCCTTCGATGTGCCATTTCGACTTGCCCGTAGGGCAAGTTTATCCCGAGCGACGCTGCAGGCGGCGTCGAGGGGCTCAATGGCTATTCAGGGCGAACGGTCCAGACAAAATGCTCGCCGCTCTAGGCTATCCGCGTCAGCCAGCCGTGGCGGTCTTCCGCGGTGCCGGCATAGATGCTCTGCAGCGCCGACTTGAGCCGCGTCGTCACCGGCGTCGCGGCGGGCAGGCCGATCTCCTGGTCGCCATCGACGAACGTCGCGATCGACGACACGACGGCGGCGGTGCCGCAGGCGAACGCCTCGACCAGCCGGCCCGCGGCGACATCGGCCTTGAGCTGCTCGATCGAATAGGGCTCCTCGCGCACCGTCACGCCGGCGTCGCGGGCGAGTTGGAGCAGCGAATCGCGGGTGATGCCGGGCAGGATGGTGCCGCCCAGCGGCGGCGTGACCATCGATCCGTCGTCGAACACGAACATGATGTTCATGCCGCCGAGTTCCTCGATCCAGCGCTGCTCGCGGGCATCGAGGAACAGCACCTGGTCGCAGCCCGCCTGCGACGCGACCGACTGGGCGATCAGCCCGCCGGCATAATTGCCGCCGCACTTCGCCTCGCCGGTGCCGCCGGGGGCTGCGCGAACATGCTCGCGCGACACGAACAGGCGCAGCCCGGCCGAGCCGGATTTGAAATAGGATCCGGCCGGCGAGGCGATGATCGCGAACAGATATTCGCGCGCCGGCCGCACGCCCAGGAAGGCCTCGGTCGCGAACATGAAGGGGCGCAGGTACAGCGAGGCGCCGTCGCCGCTGGGGATCCAGTCGCGTTCCAGCGCGACGAACTGCTTGATGCCCTCCACGAACGCCTCTTCGGGCAGTTCGGGCATCGCCATGCGCACCGCGGAGCGGTTGAAGCGCGCGGCATTGGCTTCCGGGCGGAACAGCGCAGGCGTGCCGTCCGCAAGCCAATAGGCCTTCATCCCCTCGAAGATCTCCTGCGCATAATGGAGCACCGCCGCTGCCGGATCGATCGCAAGCGGCGCACGCGCGGCGATGACGCCATCGGACCAGCCGGCATCGGCGGTGTAGCGCATCGTAAGCATGTGATCGGTGAATACGCGGCCGAAGGCGGGCGCCTCGAGCAGCGCCTTGCGATCGGCGTCGGGAGTCGGATGGGCGGTCGGTTCGATACGGAAGGACATGGTCTTGCGGGGGCTCCCCGAATGGATGAAACGGGCGGCGAGAAACGCACCGCCCGCGGCCCCCTTTGCACGTTTCTGACGCTCCCGTCACCGCCTGCGATGCGAACCGCCCCGTGCGTCCGCTCGTATTGCGCCCGCTCGGATAAAGCCTGCCGGGCGCCAGCAAACATTCAACACCGATATGGCATTGCCCACGGCGGCAGCGACCGTTACCGAGTCCGTCACAGGATATGTCGTGATCATCGCCTTTCTGCGCATCGTCTCAACGGCCGACCATATGCCGTTCGCCTTGCATCGCGCCGCTTTGGGCGGCGCGTCGTTGACGGTGCCGGCGACCGGCCAGATCGCCGCCCGGTGAGCCGACACCGAACCATGCGCCCCGGCGTGGGCGAGGGCTGAGCCGTGGAAGATGTGATCGCCCGTGCCACCGCCTTCGTGACGGCACACGGGTTCTGGGCAGGGCCGATCGTCGGCGTGCTCGCCTTCGGCGAATCGCTGGCGATCGTCGGTATCTTCATTCCCGCAACCGCGGTGATGCTCGCGATCGGCGGACTGCTCGGCACCGGCGTGCTCGATCCCTGGCCGATCATCCTGTGGTCGATGGGCGGCGCGATCGTGGGGGACTGGATCTCCTACTGGATGGGGCGGCGCATCGGCCCCTCGGTCTACCGCCGCTGGCCGCTCAGCAAGCATCGCCCGATGGTGGCGCGGGCACGGCTGTTCTTCCGCAAATACGGCTTCATGGCGGTGTTCCTCGGCCGCTTTCTCGGCCCCATCCGCGCGACCATCCCGCTCGTCGCCGGCGTGATGGAGATGAAGAAACGCCCCTTTCAGGCCGCCAACATCGCCTCCGCCATCCTCTGGGTGCCGCTGATGTTCGCGCCCGGCTATCTCGCCGCCAACAGCATCGGCCCCGATATGCGGATCACCGAGGGGGACATGATCCTGTTCGGCGCCGGCATCGTCGTGATGACCCTGGGCGGCATGGCGATCACCACCCGCATCCTCGGCAGCGAACGCTATCGGCGTCGCCGCACGCGGAGGCGCAACCCGTGACCCCCGACATGAAACCGCCGGCCGCCCCCGATCGCGGTCGCAGGACAGGAGCCTGAACGACAATGGAGATGCTGCTCGATCCCTCAATATGGGCAGGGCTTGCCACGCTCATCGTGCTGGAGGTGGTCCTCGGCATCGACAATCTGGTGTTCATCGCGATCCTGGCAGACAAGCTGCCGCCGCATCAGCGCGATCGGGCGCGCCTGCTGGGGCTGACCCTCGCGCTGGTCATGCGGCTGGTGCTGCTCGCCAGCATCGCCTGGATCGTGGGGCTCAAGGCCACCGTCTTTTCCGTCGCCGGCCTCGATTTCTCGTGGCGGGACATCATCCTTGCGGGCGGCGGGCTGTTCCTGCTCGTCAAGGCGACCACCGAAATCCATGAACGGCTGGAAGGTACGCCGGACCATGGCAGCAGCGCGCCGGCGCATGCCGTTTTCTGGGTGGTGATCGCGCAGATCATCGCGCTCGACGCGGTGTTCTCGCTCGATTCGATCATCACCGCGGTCGGCATGGTTGAGCATCTGGAGGTGATGATGGCTGCGGTCGTCATCGCGATGGCGATCATGATCGCTGCCTCGAAGCCGCTCACCGCCTTCGTCGGCCGCCACCCGACGGTGATCATCCTGTGCCTCAGCTTCCTGCTGCTGATCGGCTTCAGCCTGGTGGCGGAGGGCTTCGGCTTCCATCTGCCCAAGGGCTATCTCTATGCGGCGATCGGCTTCTCGATCCTGATCGAGGGCTTCAACCAGATCAGCACGCACAACCGCCGCCGCGCGCTTGACCAGTTGCCGCTGCGCCAGCGCGCGGCCGACGGCATCTATCGTCTGCTGACGCCGCGCAGCCGGCTCGACGCCGATGGCACCCCGCAGGAGGCCGAAGCCGGCGGCGCTCCGCGCGACGCGGAGGAGGAGGCCTTCCAGCCCGCCGAACGCGAGATGATCCACGGCGTGATCGCGCTCGCCGACCTGCCGGTGAACGCGATCATGACCGAGCGGGCCGACCTGTTCTGGCTCGACGTGGAGGAAGCGCCCGAGACCAACCTGACGCGGTTGATCGAGAGCGGCCGCACCCGCGTGCTGCTGTGCCGCGGCAGCATCGACACTCTGCTGGGCGTGGTCGAGACCCGCACCATCCTTCCGCCGCTGATGCGGGACGAGCCCGATCTCGGCCGCCACGCCGAACGCGCGCTGGTGGTGTCGGAGGACATCTCGACATTGCGGCTGACCGACATTCTCCGCGAGACCGGCGAACGTTTCGCCGTCGTCGTCGACGGCCGCGGCAATATCGAGGGCGTGGTCACCACCACCGACATCTTCGCGGCGATCGCCGGCGACCTCGCCGAGGATGAGGACGAGGCGGAATGGCAGCGCGTCGACGATCATACGATCGACGCGGATTCCTCGATCGCGCTGCAGGACGTGACCGAAGCACTCGACCGCCGCCCGCTGACCGCCTCCGGTCGCCACGGCACCCTGGGCGGCTATCTGCTGTTCGAGTTCGGCCGCATGCCCGACGTGGGCGAGGCGATCGAGCGCGAGGGACTGCGCTTCACGGTGCAGTCGGTGCTGCCGAGCCGGATCGACAAGGTGCGGGTATCGGTGGTGGACGAGACCCCGGCGGAGGCCGTGGGGAAGTAGAAAGATCGGCGCGGATGGCCCACGGCCAGACGCGCTTCATGACGGCATAGCCTCCCGCCGCATGGTCCGGGCACGCA
The window above is part of the Sphingomonas sanxanigenens DSM 19645 = NX02 genome. Proteins encoded here:
- a CDS encoding branched-chain amino acid aminotransferase — its product is MSFRIEPTAHPTPDADRKALLEAPAFGRVFTDHMLTMRYTADAGWSDGVIAARAPLAIDPAAAVLHYAQEIFEGMKAYWLADGTPALFRPEANAARFNRSAVRMAMPELPEEAFVEGIKQFVALERDWIPSGDGASLYLRPFMFATEAFLGVRPAREYLFAIIASPAGSYFKSGSAGLRLFVSREHVRAAPGGTGEAKCGGNYAGGLIAQSVASQAGCDQVLFLDAREQRWIEELGGMNIMFVFDDGSMVTPPLGGTILPGITRDSLLQLARDAGVTVREEPYSIEQLKADVAAGRLVEAFACGTAAVVSSIATFVDGDQEIGLPAATPVTTRLKSALQSIYAGTAEDRHGWLTRIA
- a CDS encoding hydantoinase B/oxoprolinase family protein, whose amino-acid sequence is MWHFWIDRGGTFTDLVALSPEGHIVTRKLLSAHPERYEDAAIQGIRDVLGLAAGDPLPADRIASVKMGTTVATNALLERQGEPVVLVTTQGFRDVLRIGYQNRPRLFDRNIVLPDRLERRVIEARERVDVRGDILVALDEDHVRAELLAAREAGCTAAAIVLMHGYRYPAHEERIAAIAEEVGFAQVSVSNRVSPLMKIVGRGDTTLVDAYLSPVLGRYVRQVAEALGAGVPLSFMQSNGGLAGAASFRGRDAILSGPAGGIVGMVETGRIAGFEKVIGFDMGGTSTDVSHYAGTLERSLETVVAGVRLRVPMMAIDTIAAGGGSICRFDGTRLRVGPESAGADPGPACYRRGGPLTITDCNVMLGKLQPDCFPRLFGPNGDLPIDPEVVRDRFVEVAEAIVAAGHPRRSPEELAEGFLAIAVDNMANAIKKISVAQGHDVTGYVLSCFGGAAGQHACLVADALGMRHVLVHPLAGVLSAYGIGLADQRIVRQRAMEAELDAGGLAEAARLLDALQDECGADVESDGFDVGAAQYRRSLMLRYSGTDTAIEVAEADAANARADFERQYRQRFSFTTPGVALIVESVSVELIVPSQRAQARFGTDHLPEATARTVETFMAGRPRATRIMPRNALPVDRPTAGPAILYDDTATIVVEPGWSIERRDNGDIVMTRVEALRPQAEAGLAALDPVRLEIFNNLFMAIAEQMGQALQNTALSVNIKERLDFSCALFDGAGALIANAPHMPVHLGSMGDSVQAVRDKALATVGLRDGDVFLVNNPYKGGTHLPDLTVVMPVFDDAGTCSFFVAARGHHADVGGTTPGSMPPDSRSLDEEGVLFDSFLLVEQGHFREAAFRAALASGPYPARDPDRNVGDIRAQIAACARGAAEIGKMVAAFGRDVVLAYMGHVQDNAAEAVRRILARLPDGAFTYALDDGSHVHVDVAIDREARRARIDFTGSSGQQPTNFNAPPSICRAATLYVMRTLIDEDIPMNDGCLRPVDLVIPEASMLHPAYPSAVVAGNVETSQVITDALYGATGTMAAAQGTMNNFTFGDARHQYYETICGGAGAGPDFEGTSAVHTHMTNSRITDPEVLEWRFPVLIEAFEMRSGSGGAGRHRGGDGVHRRIRFLAPMTATILSNRRRVPPFGLAGGAPGALGRNSVRRTDGSVEVLGSTQSVEMAAGDVFVIDTPGGGGFGAPQ
- a CDS encoding TerC family protein; translated protein: MEMLLDPSIWAGLATLIVLEVVLGIDNLVFIAILADKLPPHQRDRARLLGLTLALVMRLVLLASIAWIVGLKATVFSVAGLDFSWRDIILAGGGLFLLVKATTEIHERLEGTPDHGSSAPAHAVFWVVIAQIIALDAVFSLDSIITAVGMVEHLEVMMAAVVIAMAIMIAASKPLTAFVGRHPTVIILCLSFLLLIGFSLVAEGFGFHLPKGYLYAAIGFSILIEGFNQISTHNRRRALDQLPLRQRAADGIYRLLTPRSRLDADGTPQEAEAGGAPRDAEEEAFQPAEREMIHGVIALADLPVNAIMTERADLFWLDVEEAPETNLTRLIESGRTRVLLCRGSIDTLLGVVETRTILPPLMRDEPDLGRHAERALVVSEDISTLRLTDILRETGERFAVVVDGRGNIEGVVTTTDIFAAIAGDLAEDEDEAEWQRVDDHTIDADSSIALQDVTEALDRRPLTASGRHGTLGGYLLFEFGRMPDVGEAIEREGLRFTVQSVLPSRIDKVRVSVVDETPAEAVGK
- a CDS encoding DedA family protein yields the protein MEDVIARATAFVTAHGFWAGPIVGVLAFGESLAIVGIFIPATAVMLAIGGLLGTGVLDPWPIILWSMGGAIVGDWISYWMGRRIGPSVYRRWPLSKHRPMVARARLFFRKYGFMAVFLGRFLGPIRATIPLVAGVMEMKKRPFQAANIASAILWVPLMFAPGYLAANSIGPDMRITEGDMILFGAGIVVMTLGGMAITTRILGSERYRRRRTRRRNP